Within Paenibacillus sabinae T27, the genomic segment CCTTTTCAATCGCCCTCCTGTCAGCGTTTCAAGTCCCGTATCCACCAGAGTGACCTTCCAGGGCTCCGCCTTCCGCTGATGGATTAACATTTCATTGTGATTCGTGTAATCGAACGTGACGTCGGAGTTATAGAGATAATAATTGGAGAAATAATCTTTGATTACATTGCCTTTATAGCCCAGACATATGACAAAGTCGTTAAATCCATAGTGGGAATACAATTTCATGATGTGCCACAAAATCGGCTTCTCTCCAATTTCGATCATCGGCTTCGGCTTCAGATGCGATTCTTCGCTGATACGCGTACCGTAGCCGCCTGCCAGAATTACTGCTTTCACCCGGAACATCCCCCTTCAGGATTCTCGTCAGATTCTAGAGTTTACCAGCCACTTCTCCTCCTCTTACAATAGATTCCTGCGGAAGGACTATAGTCATGGACAATTGCACCGGGCAATCCGCATATTTTGACCCAGGTTGGGCAGAAGGATGCTTAAGGTTATAGGCAGACTCCGTATGCAGCGGCGAAATGGAAATCATATGATGTCTTAGTCCATACACAACGCTAAAGTACAGGAGGGTTCTCCATGAGAATTCTGCAAGTCGCGCCAAATCATGAAACAGTCCCTCCCCATAGGGATGGCGGAACCGAACGCGTCATCTATGAGCTTTCCAAAGGGTTAGCCGACAAGGGGCATGAGGTTATTCTCTTTGCTCCATCTGAAAGTCATATACCGGGAACAGTCATTCCCTATCCATTTTGGGGAGATGATTCCATCGGATCTTATGTCATGGAAAATCTTCCGCCAAACATTGACATCATCCATGACCATACCTTTGATTCTGCGATCAGCCGTGTTGGGGTGAATGCTCCGTTGGTGCATACCATTCATCTGCCGGTCTTCAACTCGGTTCATTTTCCAATATATGTAAGCAAAAGCGCCAGAGAAACGATAGGTGGCGGATACGGATTTGATGTTCACAACGGCATTGTTCCTGAAGAATTTGAGTTCAGCTATGAAAAAGAAGATTATCTTCTCTTTATGGGCAGAGTGGTCCGGGAAAAAGGCATACTCGAAGCGATGAACCTTGCGGAAATGACCGGACAGCGGCTGATTATCGCGGGACCGCTCCACGATGAAGAGCTGTTTTACAGTGAGATTTCTCCACGGTTGAAACGAAATTCCCTGCTCCAGTTTGTCGGCCCGGTCGGCGGGAGAATCCGCCAGGATTTGTTAAAGAACGCCAAATGTCTTCTTTTTCCCATCCAGTGGGCGGAACCGTTCGGGCTTGTACTGGTTGAAGCGATGGCCTGCGGAACTCCTGTACTTGCTCTGGCGAAGGGTGCCGTTCCCGAAATACTGGGGCCGTTCCCCGAAATGATGTGTGACTCCGTCAAAGAAATGGCAGAAAAACTATATTATTATCAAGCCCCTTATCGCCCCGATCAATTAAGATACCATGTCGAAGAACAATTTTCGGTATCCCAAATGGTTGAAGGCTATCTTGCACTGTATCAATTAGCCATTTCCGAGTACGGGGGATAATAGGAGGGATTATTCATGTATGAAGGAAGCACCTTGCAGTTTGACGGCAACAGCTGGATTAAGTTTCAGCGAACCTGTGAGATCAGCAATAACTTTACTTATGAATTTTGGGTAAAGGCGGAAGAGGAACAAATTCTGGACGAAGAACGGAATACAGGGACGGACGGGCTAAGCGGAAGAAAATTTTTGGTGGGGCCGGATTTCCACCCGGTAGGCGCTGCGGGCTGCGGAATCTCGGTGGGTACGAACGGAATTTCAGTGTTCGAGCATTGCGTCAATCATCTTCCCGCAAGGCTCGTCTTCGCGCATGATTTCTCGGAATGGCAGCATGTCGCCATCGTCTGTGACAACAAGAGGCTGCGGCTGTATATTAACGGAATCGGGGTAAAGGGAGAACGTCTGTCTACCAATGTTGAACGGATTTTCCCCTCTCTCTGCCTCGGAGGACATATGTATGGCACTTTCAAAGGTCAGGTCCGCGAATTTCGCCTATGGTCGGCGGTCCGGAGCGTGGAAGAGATTCGGGCTTACATGTATTCTAAGCTGGAGGGAGAAGAGGACGGCCTCTATTTCTACCGTGATCCAAGCAGAAGTATTGCGGTTATCGGGGGGATCAAAAGAACTTATGCAGCGAGCGTGGTTATGCCCTCCTATAACCGCTGCCCTTTGAACTATTTTTCCCTGCTGAGTCTGGAGCGGCAGCAATTCCCGCTTCAGCAGCTGGAGGTTATCTTTCTGGATGACGGCTCTACCGATCCTACGCCTGTCGTTTACTATTCGGTGTATCCGGATTACACATTCATTTATGTGCAGCAGCTGAAGAGCAGAGGAAGATCCAGGATCCGGAACATCGGCACAAGCATTGCCGTAGGGCATACCCTGCTCTTTGTGGATGCCGAGATGATATGCGGACCGGATTTTATCATGAACCATGTGGGCTACCATCAAAGCGGAGAAAACAAGGTTGTATCCGGGGCCATGCGTTCAAGACTCCTGTATACGATGACCGGTCCCGGCTACTCTGACGGACAGAAGGCGGCAATAAGCTCATTGTATTCCGGTCACCCGATCGCTGAGCCAATCGTTGAGAGGCTGATGCAGGGAGACGAGACGCCGGTACAACTGCTCCCCTTCGAAATGATGTTTGATCCCGAGCATCTTAAACGGTGGAGCAACCAGAACGGATTCTTCGAGAACATCCTGCAAACCTATGGCAGCAGATTTAAACTGTTTCACTACGCTTGGGTGAATCTGATCACGAATAATGTCTCAATGACCAAACGTTTCTATGATGAGCTTGGCGGATTCGAGGAAAATTTCGAGGGATTCGGCTGGGAGGACTGGGAGCTCGGTTACCGTGCCGCCCGAAAGGGAGCGATATTTATCCATGATGACTCTCTGGTTAACTACCACCAAGAGCATCCGGTTTCTTCAAATAACCATATCGATGCCCGCTGGAATTTCATTAAAATTTGTGAAAAGTATCCTCAGGAGATGGAGATCAAATTATTCGTTCTCACCATGGTGCCTGACTTTGCGACCCTGCCTGGCCTCAACGATTATTTGTCGGATTACAACAATATCCGGGCGATATACAAGAACCGGTTCAAGTCCTTGCATCATTACCTGAACCAGACGCTGGACCTTATGATCTCAAGCCTCCGGTCCAATAACTCAGTCGCGCTGCCCCTTGCCCGTCCGGCATCCTGGTATGAAGAAGAGAAAGCGGTCAACGAAGATATCACCGCGGTCAAAGAGATGGGCGTATTTCCAAAGCTGGTAGAGCTGTATGAGCGAGTATCCAAATACTATTATTGATTCGATGCTTTTGCATGGTGCATATGAAATGTCGTTGAAAAAGCCGTGATGGGATTTAGCCGTCACGGCTTTAAGAGCTGAACGCATCAATACTAATTTACACGGCCAGTAATCCATCCAGTCAGCTTGCTTGCCGCCCAGACAACCATCGTGACGGCCATCATATCGAAGCAGACATTAAACAGAAACAGATGCTTGCCGATGTCCGCGCGTCCGTCGCCGAGGATCGGAACCAGGAAGGCGAATATCCCGATGAGCCCGGGCAGTATCATCAGCTCGCAAGCCACGCGGCGACGCCGGTCCGCGCTGCGCAGATATTCATACAGCGCCCCGGCATAGTAAACGGCGTAGAAGATGGCCAGAAAGACAAGATTATGCGGCAGCACATTATTTTTAAACTGGCTCCATGCACTGTAGGTATAGGCGAGAGCGCCCGGCGGCTTATTGTCCGCTTTCTCGAAATTCCCGAGGTACGAGGGGCGAATCGCCATACTATTCTCTGCGGCGTAACTCATGTTGTTCAGCAGACGCGCGGGATGCTTCAGATAGAACAGCAGCACATCCTTGTGGGAGATCCGGCTGTAAAAATCGGGAACGAGCGACGGGTCATCCTGTTTGATCGCTGTGCCGCTCTCGAAATAGTTCGTGCCCGCCAGCACCTCCAATCTTTCAGGCAGCCCCAGCTCCTTAAGGTCCCCTTTAACATCCGGCGAACCGTTCAGAATACCGTAAAATACCGTCTGATACAGATTGATATGCTTCAAATCCTTGGGCGCGGCGGCGTACATAATGACGGAAATAAGAAAGATGGCAGCCGAGAAACGGATCGCCGCTTTGCGGAAGCCCGCAGTCCCTTGAAGCGACGCCAGCCGCAGGAAGATCAGGGCGAAGGCGACGCCGATGGGCGCGTTCTGGATTTTGGAGCAGGTGAGGAAGAAGATAGCGGCAAAAAAGAGCCACAAATCCTTGACCGAAGGCGTCTCCCTGGAAAGAAGCCTCAGCCCGAGGGCAAAGGCCAGCAGCATAAATACGAGCGAGACCGGCTCGCCGAACAGCGAATTGAAGTACGCGAGATAGCCGATATCGTAAAAGACGAACAGCAGCGCTCCCGCCAGCAGCAGTCCCGTTACATAGGAGCCGCGGGCGTTATATTTAACCAGAAGCCAGGTCGCCGCGAGCAGCAAAAACCCGTACACCGCAGCCAGCATCCGGATGTCAAACCAGCTTCCGTGCAGCACACCGCCCAGCAGTCTTGGCACCAGCACGATAAAAATCTGCGAAGATGGATAGAACCCCCGGAACAGATGATCATACGCAAACCGGGAATGGCTGTAGCTGAAAAAGCGGTCCTGAAAAGCCTCCGTTGCGTTGTAATAATTCAGGCCGATCGTGTTCATCATGCGCAGAAAGTCGCCGTTGTCGGCCACTCCGATGAACGGCCCGAGGAACAGCAGGCCGAGCAGCAGGCCAAGGCCCGCCGCCGCCCCGAGTACATGCGGTTTAAACCATCTTCTCATTGTCTTTTTTCTCTCCCAGCTTCTTCATCGTTCTGCCGACGTACCGTGACCGCTAACGTCTCGGCAGCAGCTTCACATATTCGTCCGACAGGCTCATCCATTGCAAAATATACTTGTAATCCCGCTCATACTTGGCAAAATCGGCGATCCTTTGCAGCGTCTTCAGCGAGACGGCCTCGCCGTCCTGAAAGCTTTTGCCCGGAACGAACAGAATATCGTCGTTGAAAAAAGACCCCGAAGGCAGATAGTATCTCATTCCCGCCACATTATGCTGTATGTTCAGCAGATCGTGTCCAAACGGCGTGACCCCTTCGTTTTTCAGCGATATCCCCAGCAGATTGGCCAGGGTCGGCATGATGTCCAACTGTCCGCCCGTCCGTTCAATGGTCTTCCCCCGCTCCGAGCCGGGCATGTGAATAATAAGCGGAATATTGAACCTGCTGATCCGGTTGTCGTATTTGATACCCAGCGCGCCCTCCACCTGCTCCGGCGGAACGTCCTGCGGCTGAAGGCCGAAATGGTCCCCGTAAAAGACCAGCACCGTGCTGTCCCACAGCCCGCTTTGCTTCAGCTCGTCAATCAAGGTACCGATAGCATAGTCTGTATAGTTAATCGCAGTCAGATAATCGCTGAGCATGGTGCCTTGGAGATTGTCCGGTACACTAATTTTTTTGAACGAATCGGGAATTTGAAAAGGGTGATGGCTGGAGGCCGTCACGAACTGGGCGTAAAAAGGCGTCCCCTTCCTCTTCAGCTCAGCCAGCTTCTGCACGCCCGTAAGGTACAACTGCTCATCCGAAGCGCCAAAGGCGTTAAAATGGTCGTTTTTATAGTAAGGCTTGTCATAATAACCGCTGAATCCGAGCGCCGCGTACAGCTCCTTGCGGTTCCAGAAGCCCACTTTGTTCACGTGAAACGTATAGGATTCATACCCTTTCTTCTCCAGTACGCGCGGCAGGCTTGGCAGCGTCCGGTCCCCGAAACCCGTGGACATGGCCAGCGAGCCGATCGGATAGATCGACGTATTGCTCATAAATTCGGCATCCGAGGTGTTGCCCGGACCAATCTGCTGAAAGATGCGAGGAAAATAAAACCCTTCGTCTGCCAGCTTGTTCAGATTCGGCGTCAGCTCCTGCCCGTTCAGCGACTGATGCAGCGGGAAGTTCTGAAAAGCTTCCATCTGCACGACGATGACATTCTTGCCTTTCATGGAACCGAAAAATTTCGCGGACGGCGTGCCGGAAGGCGTTCCTCCATAGTGATAGGAGGACTCCAGCGCCTCCGCCTTCGCGATTGTATCCCTGATGTTGCCAATGCCGTGCAATTCATTGTTCCGGCGCTCCCGAATTGCGGCTACGACCTCGTAGTTCAGGAAGCCCGCGTTTTCCGCCTGCACCAGCTCGTTCGTAATCCCCGAAGCGGCATGAATCGAATAGGCGGACAGCGAAGCGCCCCCGATGATGGAGACGAACAGCACGGCCAGAAAGGCGCCCCGATGCTTCGGAGGCGAGGATGCCGAGCGCATGTCCCTCGGAGCCGGCTTCCAACGGCGGAACAAGCGGTATATCGCATATCCAGCAAAGTCCGCAAAGAACAAATAATCGGCAGGCTGAATCGTCGACTCCACGCTGTCCCTGATCTGGAACACCTGATTCAGCTCATATAGAGCCAGATAAGTCGGGACCGAGCCGAAATGATTGAAATAGACGCTTGCGGCGAACAGCAGCAGCGACAGCAAGCCATTGAATATCCAGAATACGGCGTTCTTCGCCCTGGAAGGCACGGCAACAGCCAGAATTCCCATCATCAGCAGTACCGGCGCGGCATCCGCCAGCACCCACTCCCAGGCGATCCGGTCGAAGAACAGCAGCCGCAGCAGAAGCAGCTTCAACACGAGCAGCGCGGACACGGTATAGAATCCGACGGCGGCTCCTTTATTTTTTTCGTTCATGCTTACCCCTCTTATTTGTAAAATTCATGTAATACCCATTATAGTCAAAATAGAGCGAACCTCAAAGGCGATCGTGCAGCGCTGCTATATTTATGTATTTCCGTTTTATCAATTAACCATGGGGTGAGAAGATGAGAGAGAAGACATTTGTGCTGGCGCCGGATTCCTTTAAAGAGAGCATGACGGCAAAAGAAGTCTGCGTTGCTATGGAAAAAGGGCTGCGAAAGGTCTACCCGTCGGCTAATTATATTCACGTTCCGATGGCGGATGGCGGCGAAGGGACGGTGCAGTCGCTGGTCGATGCCTCGGGCGGACAAATCCATTACAAGGAAGTAACGGGACCGCTCGGGCAGCCGGTGACAGCCAAGTACGGCATTCTGGGCGACGGAAAGACCGCGGCAATCGAGATGGCTTCCGCAAGCGGAATTCATCTGGTGACTCCGGAAACGAAGAACCCTTTGAATACGACAACCTATGGAACGGGCGAGTTGATTCGCGAATGTCTGGACCAGGGAATCCGGA encodes:
- a CDS encoding glycosyltransferase; the protein is MRILQVAPNHETVPPHRDGGTERVIYELSKGLADKGHEVILFAPSESHIPGTVIPYPFWGDDSIGSYVMENLPPNIDIIHDHTFDSAISRVGVNAPLVHTIHLPVFNSVHFPIYVSKSARETIGGGYGFDVHNGIVPEEFEFSYEKEDYLLFMGRVVREKGILEAMNLAEMTGQRLIIAGPLHDEELFYSEISPRLKRNSLLQFVGPVGGRIRQDLLKNAKCLLFPIQWAEPFGLVLVEAMACGTPVLALAKGAVPEILGPFPEMMCDSVKEMAEKLYYYQAPYRPDQLRYHVEEQFSVSQMVEGYLALYQLAISEYGG
- a CDS encoding glycosyltransferase, which produces MYEGSTLQFDGNSWIKFQRTCEISNNFTYEFWVKAEEEQILDEERNTGTDGLSGRKFLVGPDFHPVGAAGCGISVGTNGISVFEHCVNHLPARLVFAHDFSEWQHVAIVCDNKRLRLYINGIGVKGERLSTNVERIFPSLCLGGHMYGTFKGQVREFRLWSAVRSVEEIRAYMYSKLEGEEDGLYFYRDPSRSIAVIGGIKRTYAASVVMPSYNRCPLNYFSLLSLERQQFPLQQLEVIFLDDGSTDPTPVVYYSVYPDYTFIYVQQLKSRGRSRIRNIGTSIAVGHTLLFVDAEMICGPDFIMNHVGYHQSGENKVVSGAMRSRLLYTMTGPGYSDGQKAAISSLYSGHPIAEPIVERLMQGDETPVQLLPFEMMFDPEHLKRWSNQNGFFENILQTYGSRFKLFHYAWVNLITNNVSMTKRFYDELGGFEENFEGFGWEDWELGYRAARKGAIFIHDDSLVNYHQEHPVSSNNHIDARWNFIKICEKYPQEMEIKLFVLTMVPDFATLPGLNDYLSDYNNIRAIYKNRFKSLHHYLNQTLDLMISSLRSNNSVALPLARPASWYEEEKAVNEDITAVKEMGVFPKLVELYERVSKYYY
- a CDS encoding LTA synthase family protein; its protein translation is MNEKNKGAAVGFYTVSALLVLKLLLLRLLFFDRIAWEWVLADAAPVLLMMGILAVAVPSRAKNAVFWIFNGLLSLLLFAASVYFNHFGSVPTYLALYELNQVFQIRDSVESTIQPADYLFFADFAGYAIYRLFRRWKPAPRDMRSASSPPKHRGAFLAVLFVSIIGGASLSAYSIHAASGITNELVQAENAGFLNYEVVAAIRERRNNELHGIGNIRDTIAKAEALESSYHYGGTPSGTPSAKFFGSMKGKNVIVVQMEAFQNFPLHQSLNGQELTPNLNKLADEGFYFPRIFQQIGPGNTSDAEFMSNTSIYPIGSLAMSTGFGDRTLPSLPRVLEKKGYESYTFHVNKVGFWNRKELYAALGFSGYYDKPYYKNDHFNAFGASDEQLYLTGVQKLAELKRKGTPFYAQFVTASSHHPFQIPDSFKKISVPDNLQGTMLSDYLTAINYTDYAIGTLIDELKQSGLWDSTVLVFYGDHFGLQPQDVPPEQVEGALGIKYDNRISRFNIPLIIHMPGSERGKTIERTGGQLDIMPTLANLLGISLKNEGVTPFGHDLLNIQHNVAGMRYYLPSGSFFNDDILFVPGKSFQDGEAVSLKTLQRIADFAKYERDYKYILQWMSLSDEYVKLLPRR